Within Mytilus edulis chromosome 10, xbMytEdul2.2, whole genome shotgun sequence, the genomic segment CAAGTATCAGCACTCTGTTTATTGTCCAAGCATTATAAGGAAGGGTAAACATACATTTAGCTCTCAGATTTCAAACTAAAGGGCAGATAATTTACTCTTGTGTTCTAAATAAAGGGGAGACAATTTACTCTTGTCTGCTAGATAAAGGTGAGATAACATACCTAGCATCTCTCTCACTAGTGTCAGCATCTTGTATAGCATCTTTTAGTTCACTTTCCATATCTCCTATTGTCTTTTCTAAATACTCATTCTGTTTTAACAACTTTTGAACTTCaatctagaaaaaaatattaaacatggaAATAATCATATTAAGAAAAATCCCTCCCcccatcaattttttttttcttttcactcCATAAAATTCACTGCTTCTTTAAACAGTTaggaataaaaattaaattaagctTCATTTGCAATTTTGTTTTGGATTGTGTACGATGAAAGTAGATAGTTGAATGCAGATATAAATCTGTTATTAAAAATTTAGATCTTACCAGACTTTGACTTGTCACATTTTGATATAAGAAAGATTATATGTCATCCTcaattcatgtatattttttttattatataaagttaaatttcACAACCATAAGCCTTCAAAGGAAAGCTGAACTTTTTTACCTCAGTTTCTTTGATGCACTGTTCTAGGTGAGAACACACAGTTAACGGAACATAATCAGCTCTTAGTTTTGTTCGTAAATCCTGTAAATCATCCAGTTTTTCTAAGATCTGAGATTTAACATGCTCTATTTCATCACATAACTCTGGAGGTGGTTCTTCCTTATATACACTGGAAATAGCTGGCCGAGGTTCTGAAAAATTATCATTAATGTACAGTAATGAGTAAATCTATAAATATCATTCATACATGTATCTtcgttaaaaaaaaagtcaaatgatcAATTTTAGTTTTCGTTTGTATGAGGAATGAAATCTTATTAAAGTAagcttgctcattgttgaaggctgtatggtgacctatactatagttgttaatttcggtcatttggtctcttgtggagagtcgtctcattggcaattataccacatcttctttttatattcacATCACTTTTTGTTCATATCCACAAACAAAATGTACTGTACATGTACACCAATTGTTCTTAGCAAAAATAGAACAATTAATCATTTCAGTTTGACCATTTCATACTTTAATTatttagaaagttttttttattgcttatatcaattaaaataaaaccatTTCAAATTGACCTCTATAAAAGGTTATTGCTTCAGCTACTAAACACAGTCATTGGGATATCAACTATTGCTTAACATTGTGTCAGCTTAAAAATGATATATCACAACTTTGTGAAAACAGgtgacagaaaaaaaatgtttaatttattaaaatatgcctatttatgttttttttaagatagTACACACAAATTCTGATTTTTAGTACCAATGTGTCCCTTACACTTTCCCCTTTTTTAGTTTCCATATAGACACAGCAAAAAAACCAATACCACCACATAATAGTCCTACGTTTAGGATGTGTTGATTTAAACTCATAAAAGTATAAATAGAAAGAGACAGTGGCAGTAGCAGATCTAGAGGTGGGTTTGAACCCCCTTTAAAAAATGGTTAGATCTGCCCCTGATAGAAGTCATGAACCAGTTAACCAAATTTTAGGTTATAAAACAAGTATTAACAATAACAAAGCACtagtattttttatatatataaaattgcatCAACAATAAAGAAACCACTTACCTGGTTCTGAAACATTTTCTAACCATATCTTTTCTTCATTTAACTTCTTTCTTAGtctgtaaaatataatatttaattatcAATGAAATGGCAGTTGAAAGTGCAGTCAAACAACTACCAAAGAACCACATTGAACATGTAGAAACTTAAATCTGCCATAGAACGACATCTGAAATGTAGAAAAATTGAAGGCGCTATAGAATCGTATCTGAAACGTTGAAATTTAAAGCTGCCATAGAACCATATCAGAAATGTAGAAATTTAAATCTGATGGATAACCACATCTCAATTGTAGAAACTTAACAGTGTGATGTCCTTTGATTTATCTTCATTTTGGATTTATTATTACTAggaatgttaaaaaatctgaaatttaatactccGATACTCGGTCATGATACTAGCAAGTACTCCAGTACTCGAATAaatcttaaacgtctattgaaaagtttagattttaggtCAGATGTAATGTTTTTGTAAAtacctttcataaacatattaacgAAAGACAAACGTACTACAAAATAACTTGATCCTCTGTTACGTGTATCAGTCCTttattttttgtgtcaattaaacaATTAATTACTGACCGCCATTtctacaaataacctatcataatagcaattattgtcTTTGTACCCATTCATGAACCAAATTAGAAAAATGCCAATAAACTgtaaatatttgcatataaagTCTGAGGAAGTAGACAATATGTATCATCTGTTCCTGTTGAGGTggtatttttcatattaaaactTGTCCATTAATTTGTCAACAACAATATTGGACTTCAAATAACTTGTGCTTGTTCgttttgctcagtcttaagtttttttggtggttttttttccactatcattttgtatttttccctcttattttagcaatggcgttgtcagtttatttttaacttatgGGTTTGAATGTCACTCTGTAGCCTCTCtagattttattgtaaattaaacaataattAAGTTTCAAATAAAGAGTAATTACAATTTATTTAAACGTGCATTTCATACCAATAATGTTTACATCAAGTCTTAATTAATAAACGAAGGTAAGTTTAAGCCTTGTGATGAGTTATTAATCTTTAAACATGTTGATCCGTGTACAAACACCGTAAAAAATGTCTCTAATAAGTAGGGTTCACCGCAAGGCACTTTTATTTTGTTACtgtttagaaatatgatctggtcaacaaCTTCAGATGAAAGACTGTTtgactttctattttttgttacaagtagtgCACATGAAAACTTCCCCTCGTAAGGAACGGACTACTATATACAAGTAACAAATAGAAGTCTCAGGATAAGCATATTTAGGTTGTTAATAAATTTTAAGTAGTATTACTAAGGAGATATTTCAACAGAACCAAAGTGAATGGAAATGTGAGGAGaaatatttcaagttttataaCAGGCAAACGAGGATTCAAGTACTAAAATTGTACTCCAGTACTCAGCCTTCTGAGCAAGTACCCGAGTACTTGAGTACTCGTAGCCATCCCTAATTATTACATAAATCCTGATAGTGTTTCTCAAAAGAATaccaattacaattaaaaaacatgataaatgtttttACTAAGTACATCTACAATGCAATACAACATGTTTATGACTGTCAGGTTAATGCTTTTATATTAAAGAATGATTTAACATATGTCCTGGAATTGAATCGACATTATCACAAATACTAAGACACACATACTCTTAGTTAATATACAACTTTAGGTTTTTTTAACTTCATTATGTCTTGtcaaaattcatgaaaaataacttttttatacaagtgagaggttttgatAGCCACACAACCAGGATTAatccacttttttttatatttggaaatgcctgtaccaaggcaggaatatgacagttgttttctatttgtttgatatactaattttgccatttgattaaggactttccttgtgaatttgttgttgttgttgttattttacttttttttcaagaattGTAAAATCACAACTGTAGTCTATTGCTCTATCTCATTATCCTTGAAAAAAACCTCTTACCTTTCATTTTCTTCCAGGCATAATGTTGCTTTTTCCTCTAAAGTCACAACTTTTTGTTTGGCATCACTTAAATCTTTAGGTCTTGATGTTCCTCTACTGGTCATCTGCTGGACTTGATCCCGAAGCATCCGACTATTTTGTGGTGTTTGTTTATCCAACAGTCTAGAAATATAGTTGTCATATTCCGTCtgaaatacataataaaattgagaaaggaaatggggaatgtgtcaaagcaacaacaacctgaccatagagcagacaacagccgaaggcaaccattgagtcttcaatgtagcgagaaactcccacacccggaggcgtccttgaGCTGGCCATCTAAACAATCTTTTTGATGGAAATAAATATTTCAGTTGTTGATTATTTGATAAATCACAATGGTCCAGCATGGAAAAAAAGATTTCAGCTGTTAAAcaaatttggtttttttttgtgattgtttAATAAATCACAATGGTCAATAACTTTTAAACATATTGACAACTCTTTGATTTTTACCTCATTGTTTTTAATATATCATACGTACGGTTAACATTAACTCTGACAGACATGACTTATCTTTATTATTGATAATTATTTATAGTGACCCAGTGTTCTCCCCTGGGCCTTTTAACATCAGGGTAATGTGATACTATATTTTttaatgtgatgctatctgaattggttttcttatagattatgttatggatgtgatgctacATGTATAATTTATAGAAGCAAGGTGGTAATGCTGCTAAATgcaatttctggggagaacactgtaatCTGTAATATACCATTGATAATCATTCTTGGAATGGATTTCTGTCAAACAAACATAGCAAGTCCAAGGGAAATGTCTGAAATCatgttgttttgtgtttttcatttagatttgggttgattttcatttgaattgcCAGTACAGACTATAATATGGTAGAATCAGCAAGATAATTTACTACATTGTTTGATTATATGTCTAAACTACATGAATTAAAAACATCTGAACCCAATATTTTTCTGGTTCCTGTATGTGATGTAAGTTTTTTAATAATAGAGATACATGTAACATTTAACTTAACATATTACGTCTTTTTCCTTTCAAATTAGTATTACTGTGGATTCTGagttattcattggataccatttttggtggatttcgtgggtacaggtgaaccacttattaaaatgttcaacgaaaaacaaattttccAAAGGCTTGTATGCATACATTGGCAAAACCTTGAAAATAAATGTCCACAAACTATCAAGTTTTCTCTatttcacgaaaattggtacatACTGACTCCTTGATGCTTTACCTTCTACATGATGATATATTTAAGAACAGAAATTATGTTTACTTACCTTAATACATCTCAGAACATAAGCAAAGGTAGCTGATTCTAGCAAGAGATCTTCATATATATTACTATACACTTGTAATTTATGAAAATTAGGTCCtgtatcaaatatatttaaattgtctaattcctgaaaatataagtaaaaattctTGTGagttaaatacatgtaaaatttcctgatatattatttttagaataaaactttaaaaggAGACATAATTCCTATTCCTATAAAAGTAATACACAAGTGCAATATAAGCCATTTAAAAGTTAAAACctagatacatgtatcattcagCTTACCAGGgaagtaaaaatgtcaataaaataaatcttagaGAAGCATTTCTAACCTTgtgaaatgaaatataattatatatatagctatagCAACTTGTTGTTTTACAATGTATATTATTCATGTtgtaaaaacaagattttttctattattttattataatgcATGTTATAAACACTTAAACTTATATTAGTATGTAAAGAATATATACCAGTTTCAACTTTTTTTCTAGATGCTCCACTGCTTTCACTCCAGTTAACACATTTTGCTCAGATGAATCTTGTTTCCTCAGCACACCACTTTCAAACTGCTTCATTTTCTGAAATTGATCTTTCTTTGTTACACCCGTGTGGTGTGTAGGTAAAAATGTATGTCTAAATGTCAGATATCCATCATTATCAAGTCTTTCTGTTAACTCTTCCATCACATCATAGTCTGCAGGAGGAGGACTTTTCTTTGTTAGTGGAGCCATAAAAGGGTGGGGTAACATCATTTCTTCTGCTTTAAGCTCTTCCACTAGCACACCATCATTTAACTCACTATAAATAGATTTACGAGATACAGGACTAATATCCTTTCTAGTAGAAACAGGTCTAGAGTCATGATATTCTTTTGTGTACTCTTTTTTGTTTGGTGAGGACTTTTTGTTAGGTATTGGAAGACTTCCTGAGGTACCAACACTAAAGTCATaaagaacatttaaaacattCTTCATCTTCTTTCCCTCAGTATTATTTGTTTCTCTAGAAACAGCTGACCTTGGACTAGAACTTGTATCTTTGCCAGCTGTCCATTTTGCACTAGCCCACTCAGAAGGAGGCTTATATAATAGCGATTCATTCAAATGTCCCCCAGCAAattgtgcaatatcttttttctgTTTAACCTCTGCATCATTTAGCAAACCTCTGAGTTGTCTGTGGGATGTAAACTTATATGCTGCCATCTTTTATAATACTTTCTgcaaaataaaagtacaaatgattaaaatttttaaaagttcctcaaGCGCTGAATGCAATTAccatatatattaaaaagatatgataaagaaatgatttttatcaaatttatcgTATTACCTAGTTTAGTTACATTCTTTTTCAAATTCAATTGCTTAGATACTGATCAAAATAGTCCTTATTCAtgggtatcaggtctgttcgctctgcttactttttcaaaaaatattaatagtaCAGTTAAGAGATTACGGTTATTAAAGTTCAATaataatataaatgttgataAACTAGTAAGCCTGGATTGAGTAAAAAAACAATCATGTACaaattttaaaacatgaaaaGGATTCAGACATTCATTTATTATTATACTggataaattgttaaaaaatatagtCATAAATACATTGTCATTCTTGTATTCTACTATGTAGATCAAAGGAAATTAATTATTTGGTTGCAGCAATACAAATATTTGgcgatctttttttttattgaactcTGTTCAAATATTGAACTTTCTGCAATTAAACAacaatgcataaaaaataaaattagggCAAATGAACTCTGGGCAAACAGGTACCAAGGAGAACACGAATCAGGGCAAATGTTATCATGCTGTATACTGAATgtcttgttttcatttttttttaaccctcttgctgccgaccgtttttcaaggttgcatttcatatgccggaaaataca encodes:
- the LOC139492271 gene encoding uncharacterized protein C6orf118-like, translating into MAAYKFTSHRQLRGLLNDAEVKQKKDIAQFAGGHLNESLLYKPPSEWASAKWTAGKDTSSSPRSAVSRETNNTEGKKMKNVLNVLYDFSVGTSGSLPIPNKKSSPNKKEYTKEYHDSRPVSTRKDISPVSRKSIYSELNDGVLVEELKAEEMMLPHPFMAPLTKKSPPPADYDVMEELTERLDNDGYLTFRHTFLPTHHTGVTKKDQFQKMKQFESGVLRKQDSSEQNVLTGVKAVEHLEKKLKLELDNLNIFDTGPNFHKLQVYSNIYEDLLLESATFAYVLRCIKTEYDNYISRLLDKQTPQNSRMLRDQVQQMTSRGTSRPKDLSDAKQKVVTLEEKATLCLEENERLRKKLNEEKIWLENVSEPEPRPAISSVYKEEPPPELCDEIEHVKSQILEKLDDLQDLRTKLRADYVPLTVCSHLEQCIKETEIEVQKLLKQNEYLEKTIGDMESELKDAIQDADTSERDARRIWRKVNSRRGLPGSTGEEDDDDDDESKWNWYIS